The sequence below is a genomic window from Humulus lupulus chromosome 3, drHumLupu1.1, whole genome shotgun sequence.
ttgactccgtgtcagttggctaaatcgtgggtcaacatatACCATACATtaacttctctatatatttctctacttcatttaaatattatatctttaaacatattttattaattaaagtaaaataaaataattgaaaaagaaaaaagaaataataaatatatatatactaaatgagagagagaaagcatataaagaaaaataataatattaaaatattatataaagtatatgtaaatgtagatatggattaattggagtttgtgcataactattataaatatatgtataaaagagCTAATGaaagatgtttttgtgagttttagctaaatattatacaGAAAGTATATTACAAAATAGaccaccaaaacatattttttttataattttcctCAAACTTTTttattataccatacatcaattttttctatttttttcttaaaatattttatttattttaaaaaataaaataattaaatataatagtaaaaAAATATTACTTTACATCAGtactattaaataattttttgtcGATATTACAAAAAACTAAATATTTTATCTCTTTCATGGAGAATTCATAAGTTgtgtgtaaaaaaaaaaaactaaatggcTGTAAACTATAATCCATTTTAAACTGTTAAAGTCAGTGGCGACTTCCACGCCAGCAGTATCTTATCTCAAACTCAAATGATGGCAGTAATGATAAACTAATAATttgtcaaaaaataaaaataataaactaataaTTACTTTACTGAATCATAAGTTTGACTAACTAATTTTTTCTTCCacctaaataataaaaaaagcaCTCTGATTACCCCCGATACACCCAGTCCCTGTTTTACGAACATTGGGTGTTCAAATTCTAGGGCAAAGGATTCGATTTCGATCAATAGTACTAAGATTATGGGTATCGTCGGCAATCTCACTAAGGCACAGCTCGACTCCTTCCATTCCGATGGTAAACATTATTTCCGGAATCAAAtcctcattcttttttttttttcaccctaaaactttttttttttgaattaattgttttaaTTCATAATTGAATTGAAAAGGTTATATTGTAATGGAATCGTTTGCGAGCGCCGAGGAAGTCGAGAGCTTGAGGAAGAGAATGGAACATTTGCTAAACCAGTTTGACTACTCAACCACCGCCTCTATTTTCTCTACTAAAAACCAGGTTTACTTCACTTTCTCAccccaaatttattatttatcaGGGCAATTAATAATCTATAATTCTCTCTTTACAGCAACAGTTGACAGATGACTATTTCTATGAAAGCGCCGAGAAAGTTTCGTTTTTCTTCGAAGGTGTGGTGAACTTTGCTTGTTTTACTTGCTACTTTTTCATTGACATTCAAAGATGATACTGGAAAAGGAAGAAACGAGACTGGTGATAGTTTTGTTGTATTTCATTTTAcagaaagagaaaaaaagaaaagaaaaattaaataaggATTTTGTAGGGATCTTATCTTAGGGAAATGGCCCATTTTTCAGTTGTTAATTTAGCTAGTGATTCTGTTTATTAGTTTAAAAAATATAGCATATCAACATAATTATGATATTGGTTTATCAGTTGTCAAAATTGTCAATTTAAAAAAATCAGGATCATTTACTATCATTCTCTCCTAGGATAATTATGTGTGCATCGTATTGAAGTTGCCCACTTGTTATTTTTGGCAGAAAAAGCTTTTGAGGAAGATGGAAACTTAAAGCAACCAAAGGAACTGTCCATTAATAAAGTTGGCCATGGTAAGTTTTGCAAACCCCATTTTGGATTATAGCTTTTCTTGTTTATGTGTTTGcatgtaaattaatttttttttctttccgtcTTCTGGCTTTTTCTTGTGGAAACTAATCCTGAGAACTTGGCATACTTACGCAGCATTACATGAGATTGATCCAGTTTTTAAAAACTTCTCCAACTCTGAGAAAGTTTGCAGTTTGTTCTGTTCTTTGGGTTATAAGAAGCCAATTATTATTCAATCTATGTACATATTTAAGGTATTCTATATTCTTTCAGTAGGTGGTTTGTTATGTTCTTGACGTATTCAATATATTGAACACACAACAAATTTCTTAACATGAAGTTTGATTTTGAGATTTTTTGTAAATTGATAGCAACCAGGTATTGGGGGTGAGGTAGTGCCTCATCAAGACAATTCGTTTCTCTATACTGAGCCACAAACTTGCACAGGGCTTTGGTTGGCCCTAGAGGATGCAACAACAACGAATGGTTGTCTCTGGGCAATTCCTGGATCTCATAAAAGTATTTAAAACTTCCCAGCTccctttaatttatttttatgtaaactTTTACACGATCTTAGTGTCTTGTGTTTTTTTCACTATGAAGATGGTCTTGTCAGACGGTTCATTAGAGGTGAAAATGGGGTAACTTTTGATCGGCCTTCCCCTGATTATGATCTCAAAGATTTTGTGCCTATAGAAGTAAAAGCTGGTTCTTTGGTTGTTATTCATGGTGATCTAATTCATCAAAGGTCAGTTGGGATGTTCACCTTTATCATTAGATCAAAGTACTATAAGTTTTATCCGTAGTTGAATGGTCTCAATAGTGTCcttaattttgttttctttttcatgCATGAACCCAACAGTTTAGAGAACCAGTCTTCTAAATCAAGGCATGCCTATGGCTTGCATATTGTAGATACGGAGGGTTGCACCTGGGCTCAAGATAATTGGTAAATTGCAGATTACAAGTTTCACAGTATTTACTATAAAGAAACCAGCTGAATTTTTTTTTgggtgttgttgttgttttttttttttttcattatttcctTTCAAACTGTATGTGAAAAACAACTAAACCAAGAAAATAATTGCTTGCACGGTGCACCAATAATAAACATATTATCATGCCCTTTAAGAAAAAAGTTTCTTAAGAACTTGCGTAGTAACACAtccattttctgttttttgttttcaaattgAGGTATGTAAGGCGATGATCTTTTGAAGATGAGCTTAAGAAATatacattattatttttttcaacttaaaatatatatatttatatatatatatatagaatatacATTTTATCAAGCATCCTGTCAGTGTCTATGAAATCCTTAAACATCTATGCCTTTTGCTCTAAGTGGCTGGGGAAAATAATTCAATTGCATGCTTCTGCTATGGAATTATGTGAACTCaagaaaatgaaaaatgaaaCTACTAGGTACTCAGCTCCACACTTACCTCAGCAGTTAAGGTTCAAAGATAATAATCTTTTGCTGTTCTCTTGCTTTTCTTCTTTTCGGGGATGTCTGATTGGTCTTTTTCCTTCCAATTACTAGAATTGTCAAAGTGGTTTTATCTAGTGGCTTTAATGCTGAAGAAACTTTCAAGGATACTACCAACTATTAGAATTCATATCGTCATGAAATCAAAACATTGTAAGCATTGTTAtttataaattgaaaaaaaaaatggaaagaattATGCTTCCTTTATTGAAAGGACGAGTAGAAATGGATTGAGTTGATACTTTACATCCAACTAGTCTAGTTATCATAATGAGTAACTTGTTATTGTGTACATGAAAGCTTCATCTTTTATGCTTCTACATTCCTTTCATCTGCTTTACTTTTTGTTTGCATTTGGCACTCTTGTTTTATCTTAATTTTCCTTGTAGGATCAAGCGAAAGGTAGAGCCAACTCCTCTTTACACATCATAATCTGGCATGAGCTAATCTGTTATGAGGCTGGTATCTGAATCTCAAGCTGAAGGATTTGCTCCACTGTGTGCATTCCTACCTTGTAATGGTGACGGCTCATCTAgtccttttttttccttttgtttttttcttttggaCAGTAATAATCAATCTGTACGAAGAATGTTTTGGGCagacaaaataataaatttgttCATTTCTGTAAAGTGGTTTTCTGTATAAACTTTTATTCAGGTTAAGTAAATTTCATTATCATTACAGACTCATTTGCTATAAGCATAAACAGAAACTCTGTCAAAACTTGTGCTTGTTTGTTTGTTAAGATGAATTATAATTTGGAGTAAGGCTAGGACACTAGTTTGGTGTGTCTGGATTATTACTCTTTAAAAGTTAGACTATTTTCCACCATGGTTTTTACAGTCATAAACAATGAAgccaagaaaagaaaaggaaaattttAGAACAAATTCAAGAATGTCGAtaaataaatttcaaatttaaaaccaAGTAATCACTTGCTAAAGTCATCTCGCTCACTTTCATTACCTTATTAAAGGGAAAACAGGGAAAGGAAAAAACAAAGGGTCCTATAATCATTATTACATATATTTAGTTCAGTTCATTCCATTTGTTGGTGTGGTTGTGGTGTAGTTGGTACATATTTCATGCATGATTTAGAATAAAACACGAAAAGCCAATCCCAAAAGAAAGAGTCTTCTTAACATCACCAGTCACCACCAACCTTTTAAGGCCTAACTACAACATGGCCAACTTCTTTACTGAATTCATTAAAGGATGAGATGAAACTCAAAGAAAGCTCTTCATTGAAGTCTGAGTCTTCTCCTCTGTATGAAGTAATCTTAGTGTGCTCAGTGCAAGGAGAACCCTTAACATTGTCACTCCTAAGAGGAAAGAGCTCAAGAGTTTCAATACTTTCTTTTATCCCATCCTCCTCATTTGCTCTGTTGTTGGATGTTAAAGAAAAGTTAGACTCTTGTTGTGTTTTGTCCAAGGGTTTTCCTTCTAATGTGAAGGATGTCACTGTGGGGCTGGCCCAATTGAGGACAAAATTATCAGGGAAAGAGTAGGACACTTCCATAGGGTTCCACGTGGCATAACTTTCTTcactgttgttgttgttgctcttTATTATGAGGCCCAACTCTTTCTCTTCAAGTTGAGCCAACGTATTTGAACAGCCCTCTTCAATAGCTACTCTAGGAACTGAAGCAAACTCCTGATAAATTACAAGCAATATTTAAAGACAACATAGATAGATAGTGATTATTATTTCACAGAgcaaaccaaagaaaaaaaaaaaagtacatcCCGACAGAAAGCATACCCTAAAACAGGTTTTGAACCTACTTTTCCCAACATTTCAAAAGCTTATGTCCTTTTCCTTTAATTTGGAGACCCTTTTTCTATCTCTCTTTCGAACTGTCTCTATAGGGATAATATTATGGTCTCTATGTACTATACTATAAGTTTGAGAAATTAAACTAGACCATtacttttaattttctttttcaaatgTTTGACAAAAGTAAAGTAAGATTATGTAAGTGACATTAGTATTTAATATGTACCTCTGAAATTCTGGTGATGTATGGGAAGGATTCCTGTTTTGTCTGCTCAACTCCAAGACCAGTCACTCTCGATCCTGAAGACAATTCTGCAAATTAAGCATACGTAAATCCCAAGTACTGTTACAACACAATGTCTCAAGAAGAACGGTCAacattcctttttttttctttctttctttttttttttttttaaaaatgacgctatgtattttattttactgAATTGAATATAGAAGATTTGGGGGAGCAGTTGTTAGAAAAGAAGCTGGTTACAactctaataataataattattatttacaaGAGACAAAACACTAATTAGTTATATCGCAATTATTAAGTAATAATAATTCACACACATTATATACAAGTTATAGTACATACATATGTTTCCTTTGTTAAAAGATATTATAATAATGTATAGGTATAGGTTACTTAATTAAAGCAACTAACAAATAATATACCTATATCTACATTGATGTATCCTATATATATAGAGTTTCCACTCTATTAACTATATGTGATTATTACATCTTAATTTTGAGCCGTAATTAAGCAGTATTATAATAAGATGTTGATAATTTGTGAGTGAGTGATGATATAATAATATGTACATACGTACCTGGTGGAGTAGCAAGTAAGTGTTTATGGGAACGAGCAGCAGCCTCCAACAATTTGCGTCGTTTCCTTTTGTCCCGAGCCTTGTGATTTTGAAACCAATAGAACACATTTTTGCCTTCGATTTTTCCAAAGCGGCGGAGCATAGTAGTGATCTCTTGGATCTGCTGGGCCGTCGGGGTTCGCTTTCCGTGCTGGTACAATTCTTCCAGCACAAGCAACTGCTCCGGCGTCGGCGTCCACCGTGAACTTTGCATTGGTACCCCTACTTGACTACGTAGTGTAATATTAttctgatgatgatgatgctggtGGTGGTGGTGAGGACCCAGCTTGTACTTGATATCAGTAGTAGTAATACTACTATAATCTGAtcaaatattagaataattatatatatgtgccCAATAGTGTTTgaaatatacaaacatatatacatgtGATATGATTACCTGGATAGTGATTAATTAACGGAGTAGAAGTAGTAGTGTGGTAATAAGAGTTGGGGAGGCTGGTGCAATAAGTAGTGTTTTTGGGACTGAAAGTAGACGACGTAATGACTTGAAGATTAATATCTTTGAGAGAAGTATGCACTTTAGTAATCTCATTACCATCCCTGCAGCCCATATCCTCTCGGATTTTAAATGTGTTTTAGTTAAGTTAATTTGTTTCTATGGCAGAAGCTAGATTGGACCAGCAAAGTCCAGAAAAGAATATTTTGGGGGAAAAAAGATGGAGTTGGGGAATACAAGACAGAGAAAAAGAAAGTGATGATATGTAGAGACTTGAGAGTTGTTGTGTTTTGTGTGTACGTACGTACAGGTTTCAAATTTGAGGCAAAAGGTgggatatatacatatatatatatttatatatagttgaCCAGGCACACGTGAACCACGATGAGTTCAGGTGCAAACAAGTATATATAAGAGGTAAAAAGGTTTGTAGGTTTGTGTGTGGTATGCATGTTATTTATAAGCCAAAGGCCAAGCTAGCTTATATATAGGGCTTAATTGTATTGTTCATCCTATTACTATTGTTTTTAACACTCAACTCTTTATTATTTAACTAAACTATATACATTATATACGCTAGTTGATTTAATTATCTAGGGTGGACCCTGGACTGGAGGTTTAAGAAATTCAAAAGAAAATGTTTCCTTTTAAGAATATAATATAATACATATTTGCCCCCcacaaatctctctctctctctctctatatatatatatattatataaatacaaTGGAAATTTGCAGTGAATGTAGAAATTTTTGTAGTTCTTAAATACACAACTAAAATTTTTAGTGGCAAAAAACTCCTTATTGTTAATATTCAGCACTTTCAATAAGTGTTGTATAATagctaaaattttaaaaatttgaagAAAGAAGGGGTTTTGACCATTCTATTGGATGAGCTAAAGTAATACTCTATTTTACCTCTACACATTTCCATCTCTACATATAAAGATGATTTACTtctattttaaacaatttgaataCTTTTTTATTCCTTGAATTTTGTTTCTTTCTctaaatcaatttttttatattattttaattaataaaaatataatatttaaataatatagagAAAATATAAAATACCTGATATATAGTGTAATATAAAAATttgagataaaataaaaataaaaaaaagattttAGTAAggtaattttgaaaataaattataGCATCCATTCAGCAGTTTTGTCGCATATTTCTTTATATAACAAAATATCTGACTTCGTGATTGTAATTATGTTGGATTCTTCAACAGTGACGCAGGACTAAAAATTCAATAACATTTTGGCTAGCGAgacgtgattttttttataatgacttgtttttgtatttgtttatatTATGGTTGTTTAATAACTTAAGTGCAATTTATATACTTTTTTGTCACAATTTACTTGAAGGACGGGCATGCAGTAGTCTGACATTAACAACTAAAACTCTAATAAATATTTAGTCTTTGGCCACGTAAAAGATAATGTTTtcatatatatacacacagaTATATAAATGAGCGACGTATTCCACCTACCATGAATTAAGTGCATTGATATTGGTACTACATTTTTTTGGCACAAATTATAACTATTCAAACAATATACACATTACGCTGTTCATTGGATACGTAGAGTTATGAATTCATACACATACTATTATTACGCAGTAAACTATTAGTTGCACCTACATCATAAAATCATTGGGCCAAACACGTAAATCATTCATATAcatgtgtatttatatatatatatatatgttataactACTATATAGATAGGCTTGTTtcgttataaatatatatatatatatatttatatgttcagTTGCGTAGACTTGTGCATATGAATCAATATTAATAGCTCACATTTGCCCTCAGCAGACAATCCTACTGCATGCGTGCCGTCCTCATGGTTCCATTGTCCCTACATTATATAGCATTTCTTTTTCAACTTATAATGTTATCAAAACTTTAATTTTGAAGCCTTTATTATAAGTTTTGTATTACAATCTACCtctatctttatatatatatataaataaaaagaaaaagatgttGATTGATGATTCCGGAGCCTAGCTTATTAATTACAAAAACTCAAGGACTATGCTTACGTGGTTAAATTTTGCTTACGTCTTTAGATTTACTTTGCATATCAATTTGTGTCTTAATCCTAATTAACAATTTGTCTAATATATTCTTTATGCACTTATTTAAGATTAATTATTTGAAGAGCTAGCTTAATTAAGGTGGCAGGGTGCGCTATGGTTTCGTCTAATTAAGACTCTAAGACCTTCATAAATAATTATACTTTCTAACTCTCGTTCCAATATTAATTGTTTGAGACTTTCTATAAATACTTAACACAATATACAAGTTAGAATTTGTTTGAGAGTATGGCAACATTGAGTACAAGAAAAAACACTCATGCGTCACCCCTAAAGGTAAAAAAAATTCACCCTTGATCTGTCACCCCTAATAAATTGCACTTAATGGGTATATTAGGGATGACATATGTGTCGCCTCTAATATTAAAATATCAGGAGCGACGCCGTCGTCTCTGAAAGTTGATATGTCGCCTCTAATGTTTTCACATGTGACATACTTTTTTGCCAATGTGTCGCCTCTAATATTTTAAAAGTCGCTCctaataatatttcatttataaaaaaattattaattaaaattaaaatattattaattaaattaaatcattaaaaaaaaaatattaaatatgaaaatattatattaaatattcaaatgagTTCACGAAAGTAACAAAATATCCATATTgttaatataattaaacattaactAACAATAATAAAAACCTAGCTATTCTCCTAAGTTAGTTGCCTCGTCCTCCATATTGTGTACTTGTTGTGattgtggtggttgtggtggctgCGGTGGCATCGGCTATGGGTATTAAggaggtaatgtggacgatcCTGCTGCATACATGTAAGGATACGGCGGCTGCGAAGATGGTGGAATCGACCACATATAAGGTAATGGTGATGCTCCATGCATGTATGGAGGTGCCATAGGTTGAGACGGTGCTGCCTCGTACATGGAAGGATAGGCTAGAGCTAGAGCTTGAGCTGGAGCTGGAGCTGGAGCTGGAGGGTGAAAAGACGAACCTCCAAAAATGTTGTCGCTATCAAGCATTTGAACGTTCGGTGGATGAAATATATGTGGAAAAAATTGGGTCAAGaaattgacttggtcagtcaAATTCTTGACTGTATTCACCAAATAATCGTACTGTGCATCAAAACGTTGAGGAGGGGATTGAGACTCGCTAAAGTGAGAGCgttgggtagatgatgacccCGACCCCTTCAATTTGCGACCCACTCCTCGCTCATGTCCACGCCTTTGACCCAATACTTTTTGTAACACCTTTACCTGATCAACTGTTGTAAAACTATCTTCATTCGAAGTGGCAGCGGATGCTTGCTAAGTTTGTAACTCATAATCAGCCTTTAATTTTTCCCATTTTAAAAGAACGtaagagaaaataacaataaatataattttatgaatattaaaaaagaaaatttaaacttacataatcttggcgaGCATCATCATTCACAAAATAATTTGTTGCCTTCTTCCGGTAGTAGTCCTTCCATGTCTCAATAAGGTCAGGGTTTgcctaaaaaaatataatctaAATGTTggagaacatataatttaaaaaaaaaactaattttgataacattttaacTTTAACTTACTCTTTCGGAACGGATGGCCGCCAATGATTTTGTACCCTATGTTGTACAATACTTTTGTTTCTGTCGATTTTCCTTATTCGTTAGGGAGCGCGCAACAAATTTCAGATTTGTAAATAACTCACAAAAATGCTTCCAATTTTAAATAACTCACAAa
It includes:
- the LOC133822709 gene encoding phytanoyl-CoA dioxygenase translates to MGIVGNLTKAQLDSFHSDGYIVMESFASAEEVESLRKRMEHLLNQFDYSTTASIFSTKNQQQLTDDYFYESAEKVSFFFEEKAFEEDGNLKQPKELSINKVGHALHEIDPVFKNFSNSEKVCSLFCSLGYKKPIIIQSMYIFKQPGIGGEVVPHQDNSFLYTEPQTCTGLWLALEDATTTNGCLWAIPGSHKNGLVRRFIRGENGVTFDRPSPDYDLKDFVPIEVKAGSLVVIHGDLIHQSLENQSSKSRHAYGLHIVDTEGCTWAQDNWIKRKVEPTPLYTS
- the LOC133822710 gene encoding WUSCHEL-related homeobox 6 isoform X2, whose protein sequence is MGCRDGNEITKVHTSLKDINLQVITSSTFSPKNTTYCTSLPNSYYHTTTSTPLINHYPDYSSITTTDIKYKLGPHHHHQHHHHQNNITLRSQVGVPMQSSRWTPTPEQLLVLEELYQHGKRTPTAQQIQEITTMLRRFGKIEGKNVFYWFQNHKARDKRKRRKLLEAAARSHKHLLATPPGSRVTGLGVEQTKQESFPYITRISEEFASVPRVAIEEGCSNTLAQLEEKELGLIIKSNNNNSEESYATWNPMEVSYSFPDNFVLNWASPTVTSFTLEGKPLDKTQQESNFSLTSNNRANEEDGIKESIETLELFPLRSDNVKGSPCTEHTKITSYRGEDSDFNEELSLSFISSFNEFSKEVGHVVVRP
- the LOC133822710 gene encoding WUSCHEL-related homeobox 6 isoform X1 — encoded protein: MGCRDGNEITKVHTSLKDINLQVITSSTFSPKNTTYCTSLPNSYYHTTTSTPLINHYPDYSSITTTDIKYKLGPHHHHQHHHHQNNITLRSQVGVPMQSSRWTPTPEQLLVLEELYQHGKRTPTAQQIQEITTMLRRFGKIEGKNVFYWFQNHKARDKRKRRKLLEAAARSHKHLLATPPELSSGSRVTGLGVEQTKQESFPYITRISEEFASVPRVAIEEGCSNTLAQLEEKELGLIIKSNNNNSEESYATWNPMEVSYSFPDNFVLNWASPTVTSFTLEGKPLDKTQQESNFSLTSNNRANEEDGIKESIETLELFPLRSDNVKGSPCTEHTKITSYRGEDSDFNEELSLSFISSFNEFSKEVGHVVVRP